In one window of Streptomyces griseus subsp. griseus DNA:
- a CDS encoding bifunctional 4-hydroxy-2-oxoglutarate aldolase/2-dehydro-3-deoxy-phosphogluconate aldolase: MTSSSPSPVAPSDTSVLDLAPVIPVVVLHDAADAVPLARALVAGGLPAIEVTLRTAAALESIRAIAAEVPGAVVGAGTVISPRHVRDTVDAGAGFLVSPGWTDAVLEAMRESGVPFLPGVSTTSEVVALLERGVSDMKFFPAEAAGGTAYLKALSAPLPQARFCPTGGISPDSAPSYLALPNVACVGGSWMVPGDAIAAKDWDRVARLAAEAATLGA; encoded by the coding sequence ATGACCTCCTCCTCGCCGTCGCCCGTCGCGCCTTCCGACACCTCCGTACTGGACCTCGCCCCCGTCATCCCCGTCGTCGTCCTGCATGACGCCGCCGACGCGGTGCCGCTGGCGCGGGCGCTGGTGGCGGGCGGGCTCCCGGCGATCGAGGTGACCCTGCGGACGGCCGCCGCCCTGGAGTCGATCCGGGCCATCGCCGCCGAGGTGCCGGGCGCGGTCGTCGGCGCGGGCACGGTCATCTCGCCGCGGCATGTGCGGGACACCGTCGACGCGGGAGCCGGGTTCCTGGTCAGTCCGGGGTGGACGGACGCGGTGCTGGAGGCGATGCGGGAGTCCGGGGTGCCGTTCCTGCCCGGCGTCTCGACCACCTCCGAGGTGGTGGCCCTGCTGGAGCGCGGGGTGAGCGACATGAAGTTCTTCCCCGCCGAGGCAGCGGGCGGCACCGCCTATCTCAAGGCGCTCTCCGCCCCGCTCCCCCAGGCCCGTTTCTGCCCGACCGGCGGCATCTCGCCCGACTCCGCACCCTCCTACCTCGCCCTGCCGAACGTCGCCTGCGTGGGCGGCAGTTGGATGGTGCCGGGCGACGCGATCGCGGCGAAGGACTGGGACCGGGTGGCCCGGCTGGCGGCGGAGGCGGCCACGCTCGGGGCCTGA
- a CDS encoding zinc ribbon domain-containing protein: MNAAPADQIRLLDVQALDVRLAQLSHKRTSLPEHAEIEQLSSDLAQLRDLLVASTTEESDTTREQTKAEQDVDQVRQRAVRDQQRLDSGAVSSPKDLESLQREITSLAKRQGDLEDVVLEIMERREAAQERVAELTERVAAVQAKVDDATARRDAATAELDAEIATVTKDRQVVAEVIPADLMKLYDKLRAQQGGVGAARLYQRRCEGCRLELNMAEVNDVKAAAPETVLRCENCHRILVRTSESGL, encoded by the coding sequence CTGAACGCCGCGCCCGCCGACCAGATCCGACTCCTCGACGTCCAGGCCCTCGACGTACGTCTCGCCCAGCTCTCCCACAAGCGCACCTCGCTGCCGGAGCACGCCGAGATCGAGCAGCTCAGCAGCGACCTCGCCCAGCTGCGTGACCTGCTGGTCGCCTCCACCACCGAGGAGAGCGACACCACCCGCGAGCAGACCAAGGCCGAGCAGGACGTCGACCAGGTGCGCCAGCGCGCCGTCCGCGACCAGCAGCGGCTGGACTCCGGCGCGGTCTCCTCGCCCAAGGACCTGGAGAGCCTCCAGCGCGAGATCACCTCGCTCGCCAAGCGCCAGGGAGACCTGGAGGACGTCGTCCTGGAGATCATGGAGCGCCGCGAGGCCGCCCAGGAGCGGGTCGCCGAACTGACCGAGCGGGTCGCCGCCGTCCAGGCCAAGGTCGACGACGCCACCGCCCGCCGGGACGCCGCCACCGCCGAGCTGGACGCCGAGATCGCCACGGTGACCAAGGACCGCCAGGTCGTCGCCGAGGTGATCCCCGCCGACCTGATGAAGCTGTACGACAAGCTCCGCGCCCAGCAGGGCGGGGTCGGCGCCGCCCGCCTCTACCAGCGCCGCTGCGAGGGCTGCCGCCTGGAGCTGAACATGGCCGAGGTCAACGACGTGAAGGCCGCGGCCCCGGAGACGGTCCTGCGCTGCGAGAACTGCCACCGCATCCTGGTCCGCACCTCGGAGTCGGGCCTGTAA